The following DNA comes from Phlebotomus papatasi isolate M1 unplaced genomic scaffold, Ppap_2.1 HiC_scaffold_18, whole genome shotgun sequence.
cattgggatcttaccattagacatggcggattagaaactaccaaaaatgttatatataatttttaataaaatgaattatgatttgtttgcaccaaggcgcttacgtacatattcataaatataagtagtcattataggaagttaaaacaggtcctacactaacaacattcagcaaaacattgggatcttaccattagacatggtggattggaaaatgccaaatatattatataagtAGTATACATCGAGCAAGTCGCTGTTTGTGACGTCACTATCGAGCAAGTCGCTGTGTTGTGACGTCACGTGTATGCTGACGTCACACCCTGGAGGCATGACGCAATATTTTGGGATGACGTCATCCCGGAGGAGGGAGCGCCATCTGTGATTGCGAAATTGAAATATGGGCTGCCATTTTGAATGCCCATCCtccattttgatttttgtccgccattttgaattatggtccgccatttttatttttgtccgccattttgaatgcttatccgccatttttaatttttatccgccatttttaatttccgaccgccatttttatttttgtccgccatttttattaccgaccgctgctcttattttctatgtgCGCGCccgccctctgttattcctattattaactattcccgtaattttttttcgcgacgtgaaaattttttggccgagacctgggatcgaaccgacagatacttaaagtcttaaacgtaATGTGTACCACCGCTTAGACCACTCGGGCACGGCGGCATGTTGGTGGGTTCCcgctgaatcgtgaaccgttgcatcgtccacaggctgacgtcatccatgcatagatatcccgtatagacatttcccatgcatgcatacattttcatacacatacacatgccCCGTGGGAATAATTGCGCGCGTCACTTGGTGGGAAAAATAGCAGAGACAGAAGATCTCAGATTACTGCGCGAGCTGTCTGGACATATGAGCCCTCCTGTGAGCCAGCCACACTTAAAGAGTGCATCCGATAGCAAAAAATTGGCACGGGCTGTGTCATATGGGATTGCAGATTAATTGTcgtgggatttttttaattgctgtgggaattttctatttttaataataaaacaaatcatttttacatgaaaaatatttttattataacattTTCCTGGTTTTCTTATGACAAGATGATGTTCCTATTCTTATCTATTTCAAGCTTTGCATCATACTCAGCATATACAATACAAGTAATTGTGTTCTGTATGGTTTGCGAAAAACGTGCCTCTATACGAATTGAGCCCTGATCTAACAAAGAAAGACACCCTTGTGAATGAGCATCGGGATTTAGATCGTAGGCAAGAATAAAGTAGCCATTCTTGAAATCTTTATAAGTGATCTCATGGCCCCTATCATCATAATGAATCCCTGTGCCCGTGAAGAGAGTTTGATAAGCTTTCGCATATTGATCTTGAGCAAAATTCATCTGCAATGGTTGTACAGGATAAGGTGTACCATTGACAAGAAGAGCAAAATCTGAAACATTGTAATGGTGGAagttaaatggatttttagacTTTTGGCCATTGTATGCTAGATTATCCACCATAGCAAAAATTACTCTTCGGGGCAAAACTCCGTGAATAATGTTATCTAGATTTATAGAGTTTGACCCTGATGGGACTGTAACagttttaatttcaactttctTATAATGATATTGGGCATTTTTatgttccaaaaccttgttgtgtGCAAACAATATGTTAGGATTTAGAGTCACCTGCTTCATGTACATGGTGGCTTCATGAACGCGAAATTGGGGGTTCAGACTTTCATTGCATAAGATAAAGAATGATGGTTTTTCAAGAGTGATAATTACGCGCAGATCCACATTGTTAATTAGAAATGTGGGTTGATTAAACAGGTCACAATGCAGTTTCCCTAAAACTTCAACTACtttgctatttttaaacaagttCTTCCTTTCAGTAAACCCAGTGTTGGTAAAACTTAAATCTTCCATACCCCCAGTATCCTCGAATCCATCCAGAATTGCGTAGAAATGTATCTTTTGCTCCCTTTCCATAGGTTAGAAGAGTCTCAAAGTAGCTTCGATAATGATAGTCTCCTTCATTTTGGGAAATTGTTTTCCCATTTAGAGAAACTGAGACAGAACGAATCATCGAATGAAGAATGTTATTTACAACTCCTGGCTGCTCCACATCCTCCTCGTTGAAGTTTTCGCCATTCTCCTTAAGGAGTtggattttaaatttgatgtagATTGAAGACAAATCTCGGTAACAATCTCCATGCGCGACTGAGTAAAATTCTATAACTTTAGGATTCTCGAGGCTTGCCAATGGTTGATAAGAGATTTCATCGGCGCGTAGAATGGATGTTTGTACAGGAGGTGTTAGAAAAATATCCAACTCGCTCTTCATGCACTCTTTGTACTCTGCCATTATgagaaaatgtctaaatttcgcggtttttgatttttattcgatttcactTTCTTTAATTTGCGCTTCTTCTTTGAAATGGCTGATTTAATCTTGTGgagaatattatgctttttacttGTTCCTGCAGATCCTGAAGGTAAGGATGATGTAGAAAGAATAGGATTTCTCTGTCGAGATCTGGTATTTATACCTTCCCCAGTCATATTTCgtacttttttaataattttctgctTCAACTCATCTCGGGCCTCTGTACCACGCTGCAACAAAATCTGTTTGATTGGTTTTGTACCAAGATCAGTTAGAATTTGAGCACCAGTTTTCGCAGCTTGTGTCTTGAGAGCTGACAATCCATTCATAAATAATGGTCTTAGAAATCTCATCAGACCTCCAAGGATTGACCCAAGACCTCTTCCTCTCTGTACACCGAAAAAATCAGGAACGTATACATTCCCAATTTCTCCGTGTCCAATTTGTTTCATATAATACGACGTGTAAAGGCTAGCCATGTTTGATAGAGTGTAGAAATTTGCAATTTCAGATGTATTTATACCCTTGCAAGATCTCATCTCAGCTTCCTCTTAAAATGAAGCACTAACATTGTCGGTGTAGAGCTTGGCTGAAAATTGTATGTTTCTCCATTCTGAgatgttataagtatttctaTTGTatcaaaactgtttttttcGAGAGGAAAATATTGTATGgcattaaaagatttataaatttcactattttgaATCAATAGGATTGTCCTCAAACATCTTGCAAAAGTATTACTCACTAATTGAGGCTTTATAATGTCTGAATAAACAAACATTAAATCGCGGGTATGATTTGGTGGAGCTGCTTGGGGTGTTATAGAGGGATGAAAAGTTGATGTTACAATTTCATCTTCATTGATGTTTCTCTCAATAGGAGGTGATTGAGAATTATGCAAAATGTCCAAAAGCTTTTCTCTGTTTATTTCTTTATAAGGTATTTCttgcaatattattttcataatttcttcGATTGATTCGTAATTGTCTTTGTACAGAGGTACATTAATCTCCCCATCACCCACAGGAACTGTTATTGTAGTTAGAGGGGTTTCTGAATTATGAGATCCAAATGTTTGCCCTACTGAATAATCAGGCCCTTCACATTCAATTTCCATGATATGTTCTGACGGACCACCATCTTTTGtagtattaattattttaacagaatctggTTTAATTGTGGAGCATTTTGTAAATTCATCTATGACGCTTTTCACACGactatcaaaatttttctcctctAAACTGGTCCCAAGAATTATTTCATCACGTGGAGGCTCTtctaatgagaatccatttctcaaaagaaaaagtaaactgTGAAAAGGGGTGATCGTTGCATAAATTGGTATTTTCGTGGGTTTAACCCTCTTTTCATTATGAATCAATATAGTTCTT
Coding sequences within:
- the LOC129808900 gene encoding uncharacterized protein F54H12.2-like, giving the protein MAEYKECMKSELDIFLTPPVQTSILRADEISYQPLASLENPKVIEFYSVAHGDCYRDLSSIYIKFKIQLLKENGENFNEEDVEQPGVVNNILHSMIRSVSVSLNGKTISQNEGDYHYRSYFETLLTYGKGAKDTFLRNSGWIRGYWG